The DNA region ttcttcgatttaCACCACTGCCGGTGCCACCACTTTGCCGGAGTTCATTAAATCTCACGATAATGGCAATTTGGGCGAAATTATTATATCTGTTGCACCTATTCAATTTTACAGACCAATGAAAGCCTATCACCAGTTCGAGGACACCATGCTATCGCTTCTTCGCTATGTCAGTGTTGCTATCAGGGATAGATTCATCAGCAAATTGGTTTTCTTTGCACTTGCTATAAGTGCCGCTATCAACATTTATCTACTGAATGCGGCAAGGATTCATACAAGATTCACTGCTGACGAAGTTACCAAGAAGGCAGCTATCAAGAAGGAACAaaagatctctttgatcaaaCAATCAGAGCCCGCTAGGAAGGCGATTTCTACTGTTTCGAAATCGAGCTCTCTCTCACTTGTATCAAGCTCTACAACcgacgaagaagagacGGATAGCGATGAGAGCTTCCCTGGTCGCCctctcgaagaacttgagcAGATATACAAGAATGGCAATGTTTGCAGCCTGAAGAATAAAGAAATCGTCAGTTTGGTTACAAATGGTGTTTTACCACTTTACgctttggaaaagaagTTGGGTGACACCACTCGTGCTGTTGCCATTCGTCGCAAGGCTATCTCCGTGTTGGCAGATGCACCAGTACTCTCTACCGAACGTTTACCTTACAAATTTTATGACTACGATCGAGTGTTTGGAGCATGTTGTGAGAACGTTATTGGTTACATGCCGCTGCCTGTTGGTGTTATCGGTCCCTTATTCATTGACGGCGTCTCATATCATATTCCAATGGCAACCACCGAAGGCTGCTTAGTTGCGTCAGCTATGCGTGGTTGTAAGGCCATTAATGCTGGAGGTGGTGCCACTACAGTCATAACAAAAGATGGCATGACAAGAGGCCCATGTGTTAGATTCCCTACTTTGGCGAGAGCCGGAGCCTGTAAAATTTGGCTGGATTCAGAAGAAGGTCAAAACAAGGTTAAAAAAGCATTCAACTCCACATCTCGTTTTGCTCGTTTGCAACATATTCAAACAGCGCTAGCCGGTGATCTGCTATTCGTTCGTTTCAGAACCACAACTGGTGACGCAATGGGTATGAACATGATTTCCAAGGGTGTGGAATTTTCTTTGAAACAAATGGTCGAAGAGTTCGGTTGGGATGACATGGAGATCGTCTCTGTGTCTGGTAACTACTGTACGGATAAGAAGTCAGCCGCCATCAATTGGATCGAGGGTCGCGGTAAAAGTGTTGTTGCTGAAGCTACCATCCCAGGTGACGTTGTAAGAAACGTGTTGAAAAGTGATGTGTCTGCCCTGGTTGAACTAAACATAAGTAAGAATTTGATTGGTTCCGCCCTGGCCGGTTCAATTGGTGGCTTCAACGCGCACGCTGCTAATCTGGTCACGGCCGTATTTCTCGCATTGGGCCAGGATCCGGCCCAGAACGTTGAAAGTTCAAACTGTATGACCTTAATGAAGGAAGTAAACGGAGACCTCCGGATCTCCGTTTCAATGCCATCCATTGAAGTTGGTACTATCGGTGGTGGTACTATCCTGGAGCCTCAGGGTGCCATGTTGGATCTCCTAGGCGTCAGAGGACCGCATCCAACGGACCCAGGTGCTAACTCACGCCAACTGGCTAAGATTGTTGCATGTGCCGTCATGGCAGGCGAATTGTCGCTGTGCGCAGCCCTGGCCGCTGGCCACCTGGTACAAAGTCATATGACACACAACCGTGCCAAGAAGCCCGAAAACGTAGCTTCCCTTGCTGATCCTAAGGAGATCGAGCGTCTAAAAGAAGGAGCCAAATCTTGCATCAAGTCCTAGACATATATTCTCCCAGATAGAAGTTTGGTATGCCGCCCACGCTGCTTGATTGTACATTACATAGCTTACCATAGCTTACCTTCATTCAACCTGCGTGTAATTTAATATCCAGTCAACTACTTTTGTTTCTGCCGATGGTTATCTCTCTTGCAAGCTGCAGCTAAGAACAAAACATAAAAAGTCGTAATAAGAAGGTAAATTTCTGGTAGTGAGACTTGCGACTGCAATAGGTGGTCACTCTAACACTATTAGCCTTGGTAATGCCAAGCCGACCATCAAGAGGCCAGGATCTTGTAAATTGCAGCCAAGAGTTGGAAAGAAACCGTAGCCAAATGGACAGCTGGGAACGACTTGCCAGTCAGAACAGCATTTGGCCGAAGCATTGAGCATTACTTGGCAGTAAAATTGCTAGgaatgaggaagaactgcttgCTGTTCATGTACTAGCGCGTGTAAGTTGATAGCCTAAAGAGCAGCTGAGAAAAATATGATAGGGTACGCCATTTGAGACTCATTAAATATGAGTCAATAGAGCCCTGGAACTGGGTTGAAGGATAGCTAAAGAGACTGTTTGATCTCCGGATCGCAGTTCCTGCAATATGGGCCTGGCGAATGATAGCGAAGCGATGAAAGAATCAACGTATGGTGGAAAAGAGTCCGACGGTGGGAATCTGGAAGGCCAAGAGAACGAGTATGACATTGATATTCGCACTTCGACTGTGATTCAGGGTGTTCCGCCTAATGATCCTCGAATACTGGGTCCTGTTCAAATGGAGTCGAGCGAAGATGGAAAGACAAAGAGAAACTCGTTTGCCTGTGTTAGCTGCCATTCATTGAAACAGAAGTGCGTTCCGTCCGATCCTGCGGATATATATCGAAAGCCTTGTCAGCGATGTCTGAAGAATGGGAAGCTCTGCAAATTTGATCTAGCCAagaggacaagaaagagaaggcGTGGGGATCCTACGGTGTCGCCAACAGCGCCTCAGGTAGCTATTAAATCGGCGGGAAATACTTCTACAGTTGACCCAtcgattgaagaagcagaggcTTCTCGCAATCAGCAGAATCTGCCGCATATATGGTCTGGTATCGCACCACCATCTGTCGATCATGCCACCATAGGACGTCTAAATGCTTCATCGCAGGAGTCGATCAGAATGCCAGCCTTCACTGGTGTGGGGCTCAGCTCTGGAGTGTCCGATCCTGCTTCAAATGGTGGTGGGAAAGAACGAGAGACCTCGCAATTGCACCTGATGAAGCCGCTCTTCAAGAGGCAGCTTCACTCACTCTTGATGTATCAAAAGGGAAAAGTTGGCGAAATATCCAGTAAGCTGGAAGCATGGGCGAAGGAATGGAATGATGTCATCCAGGAAGGAGTTTCCATTGATGGCGTGTCCGACCCGGTTTCATGCGGTATCATTACTTTACAGGAAGCAGAGCATCGATTTGAACTATACAAAGCGGAACTAGCATCCAGACACAAGTTGAACTATATAAAATTTCCACCGGATACGACAGTGACACAACTAAGACAGCAGCAACCGACATTATTCTCAGTTATCATGTCTTGTGTCTCGGTTATAATGACCTCAGAGTCAACAACGAGGGAAAAGAATATTAAGCTGGATAGCTTCGTGCTAAATCTCATAACGGAccaaatcttcaagttGAATCACAAGACAGTAGAGTTAATAGAATCGCTGCTAACACTTTGTTTGTGGTACAATTTTCCGGAATGGTCGAATAAGACACGATACCACATTTTCAACTACGTCTGTGTATGTCTGACAAAGGAGCTTGGGCCCAATTCTGTGAATCGTGCTTTTTCTATGTTCAGTGAGGAGGATCCCTCTAAACGTTTACCAAATATCAAGTCGCCTCTGGAGTTGTACCATAATAGTGCAAGACTGATTTTACTGGTTTACATCTCCTCTTTAAACATTTCCATTTTCCTCAGACAGCCTATTCAAGCTAAATGGTCATCCTTGACTGAAAGGGCGTGCGAGGAAGTACTCAACAATTCTGGAACCCAAGAGCTTTATTTCCCTGAGGATGACAAGGCCTTGGTCGTATTTGCACAGTTGAATTTCATCCTCGAGAAAATCCATATCTATTTGCATGAAATGAGAGACCAATTTGAGTATGCGGAAATAAATGACAAGCATTTCAATCATTTatttgagaaatttcaaTCGCAGTTGACCGTCATATTCGTCCAGATGCCGAAAAATCGTCCCAGAGAGCTGTCCTTTTTCTATTCAGTGGAGGCATACTTGTACCAATACATTATTGGTAACTATATTAATAGCAACCCCAAGTTCTCAACGGAACAGCTGCCATTAGAGATTAGTGAAGCATTTCAGAAATGCTACAGCTACTGTGCTTCAGCTTTGGAAGAGTTTCTGAAAATGACGCCAAAATTAGTGGCTTCGCTACCTCTATTTCATATGTCAAGAGTTATTTACACCGTCGGAATGCTGCTGTTCAAATTGAGATATTCAGTGGTCGTTTTACCTTCTTTTCAACATTTTGGCCCGCTAACTCAGAACGCTATCGCACTTGTGAATAAGGTCTCTGAAGTGCTAGAACAGTGTTCCAAGATATACGAGTTCAACTCCTTCCTCTACAAGTTTCAGTACGTCGTTGCACTATTTGCCCAGACGTACGCGAATAAAGTTGGGGAAGTGACTAAGCTTACCACTAGGAAGTTTACCCAGCCGTTCGACGGCCATCCCCAAGCCAGTATGCCAGGACGGGGAAACTCGCAGATC from Torulaspora globosa chromosome 3, complete sequence includes:
- the HMG1 gene encoding hydroxymethylglutaryl-CoA reductase (NADPH) HMG1 (ancestral locus Anc_4.343), whose translation is MTILDRQMGQLAKSLAYTARFSARRPIHVILITLLLSAVAYLSVVQYYVSGWQLSSASIFSADSPDAESLFDECSHYYRDSNSDIWTLLSSDEARSKSPPQHYYLFNLDFERQNNSIPLPTPDGVIYELKNNKYVLKSEPEIEQCLTSKDGTQWRTSNYRNRLFEVQHLACTLYNNLRTKLFESEPFDIIIVGSAHLTMFYSVLGLFNSMSKTGSKFWLSLSAIVNSACALFLALYTTQSLVKRPVSLISLVEGLPFIAVIVGFRHKVRLAAYTLQSFDKIGISKKMTTDKAIFDAMCIEGRRLLQDHMLCIVAFVGCSIYARQLETLTNFCILSTFILIFELLLTTTFFSAVLALKLEINVIHRSTIIKQTLEEDGVVPKTADIVSGAETSSKTSVLQSNSAVTLIKLSLVGLFVAVNFYNFGTRWASDTFSSIYTTAGATTLPEFIKSHDNGNLGEIIISVAPIQFYRPMKAYHQFEDTMLSLLRYVSVAIRDRFISKLVFFALAISAAINIYLLNAARIHTRFTADEVTKKAAIKKEQKISLIKQSEPARKAISTVSKSSSLSLVSSSTTDEEETDSDESFPGRPLEELEQIYKNGNVCSLKNKEIVSLVTNGVLPLYALEKKLGDTTRAVAIRRKAISVLADAPVLSTERLPYKFYDYDRVFGACCENVIGYMPLPVGVIGPLFIDGVSYHIPMATTEGCLVASAMRGCKAINAGGGATTVITKDGMTRGPCVRFPTLARAGACKIWLDSEEGQNKVKKAFNSTSRFARLQHIQTALAGDLLFVRFRTTTGDAMGMNMISKGVEFSLKQMVEEFGWDDMEIVSVSGNYCTDKKSAAINWIEGRGKSVVAEATIPGDVVRNVLKSDVSALVELNISKNLIGSALAGSIGGFNAHAANLVTAVFLALGQDPAQNVESSNCMTLMKEVNGDLRISVSMPSIEVGTIGGGTILEPQGAMLDLLGVRGPHPTDPGANSRQLAKIVACAVMAGELSLCAALAAGHLVQSHMTHNRAKKPENVASLADPKEIERLKEGAKSCIKS
- the WAR1 gene encoding War1p (ancestral locus Anc_4.344) codes for the protein MGLANDSEAMKESTYGGKESDGGNLEGQENEYDIDIRTSTVIQGVPPNDPRILGPVQMESSEDGKTKRNSFACVSCHSLKQKCVPSDPADIYRKPCQRCLKNGKLCKFDLAKRTRKRRRGDPTVSPTAPQVAIKSAGNTSTVDPSIEEAEASRNQQNLPHIWSGIAPPSVDHATIGRLNASSQESIRMPAFTGVGLSSGVSDPASNGGGKERETSQLHLMKPLFKRQLHSLLMYQKGKVGEISSKLEAWAKEWNDVIQEGVSIDGVSDPVSCGIITLQEAEHRFELYKAELASRHKLNYIKFPPDTTVTQLRQQQPTLFSVIMSCVSVIMTSESTTREKNIKLDSFVLNLITDQIFKLNHKTVELIESLLTLCLWYNFPEWSNKTRYHIFNYVCVCLTKELGPNSVNRAFSMFSEEDPSKRLPNIKSPLELYHNSARLILLVYISSLNISIFLRQPIQAKWSSLTERACEEVLNNSGTQELYFPEDDKALVVFAQLNFILEKIHIYLHEMRDQFEYAEINDKHFNHLFEKFQSQLTVIFVQMPKNRPRELSFFYSVEAYLYQYIIGNYINSNPKFSTEQLPLEISEAFQKCYSYCASALEEFLKMTPKLVASLPLFHMSRVIYTVGMLLFKLRYSVVVLPSFQHFGPLTQNAIALVNKVSEVLEQCSKIYEFNSFLYKFQYVVALFAQTYANKVGEVTKLTTRKFTQPFDGHPQASMPGRGNSQIPNSTTNGNYRRSDVVSAYAATAIPSGKDVTFVNADVRPSPSNSSDTINDYLTDVDSLMWGFNVLNEEFWTDIFTNNL